The Streptomyces sp. NBC_01275 genome has a segment encoding these proteins:
- a CDS encoding CYTH and CHAD domain-containing protein, with product MAETKREIERKYESDDSGLPDLTGVAGVASVLDKGAVELDAVYYDTSDLRLAAASITLRRRTGGSDAGWHLKLPVGPGVRDEIRAPLSDTVPEELAGLVRSRVREGRLVAVVRLRSARDVRDLLDADGRPLAEASVDTVRAQRLFGGEGTAQWTEIEVELADGGDPAFLDTVEKRLRKAGVQPAKSASKLARALAETKGGRPRPKDRGPAEPVTAGDHVLAYVRAQRDAIVDLDPAVRQDAEESVHDLRVATRRLRSTFRSFGKVLDRTVTDPIGVELKWLASELGVGRDQEVLSERLTAGLDELPGRLVSGPVRERLGTWTKAQYRGSRRRLLGVLDSERHLALLDALDALAAEPPLLKAAAGTPAKVLAKAVRKDFGKVSALVEEALAQPPGPERDLALHDARKKTKRTRYAAEAATPALGDPAKALAKSMKSLQSLLGEHQDSVMARETLRELSAVAHAAGESAFTYGLLYGHEERRAELAEGALPQAWERIGASMEV from the coding sequence ATGGCGGAGACGAAACGCGAGATCGAGCGCAAGTACGAATCCGACGACAGTGGGCTGCCCGACCTGACCGGCGTCGCCGGGGTCGCGTCCGTCCTGGACAAGGGGGCCGTGGAACTGGACGCGGTCTACTACGACACGTCCGATCTGCGGCTGGCCGCGGCCTCGATCACCCTGCGTCGCCGCACCGGCGGCTCCGACGCCGGCTGGCATCTGAAACTCCCGGTCGGCCCGGGCGTCCGGGACGAGATCCGGGCCCCGCTCTCCGACACCGTCCCCGAGGAGCTCGCCGGGCTGGTCCGCTCCCGGGTCCGTGAGGGCCGGCTGGTGGCCGTGGTCCGGCTGCGCTCCGCCCGGGACGTCCGCGACCTGCTCGACGCCGACGGCCGCCCCCTCGCCGAGGCCAGCGTGGACACCGTACGGGCGCAGCGGCTGTTCGGCGGGGAGGGGACCGCGCAGTGGACCGAGATCGAGGTGGAGCTGGCCGACGGCGGTGACCCGGCCTTCCTCGACACGGTGGAGAAGCGGTTGCGCAAGGCGGGCGTACAGCCGGCGAAGTCGGCGTCGAAGCTGGCGCGGGCGCTGGCGGAGACCAAGGGCGGACGTCCGCGGCCCAAGGACCGGGGTCCCGCCGAGCCCGTCACCGCAGGCGACCACGTGCTGGCGTATGTCCGCGCCCAGCGGGACGCGATCGTCGACCTCGACCCGGCCGTCCGGCAGGACGCCGAGGAGTCCGTGCACGACCTGCGCGTCGCCACCCGGCGGCTGCGCAGCACCTTCCGTTCCTTCGGCAAGGTCCTCGACCGAACCGTCACCGACCCGATCGGCGTCGAGCTGAAGTGGCTCGCCAGCGAGCTGGGCGTGGGCCGCGACCAGGAGGTGCTCAGCGAACGCCTGACGGCGGGTCTCGACGAGCTGCCCGGCAGGCTGGTATCCGGCCCGGTCCGCGAACGGCTGGGGACCTGGACGAAGGCCCAGTACCGGGGATCGCGCCGGCGGCTGCTCGGCGTACTGGACTCCGAGCGCCATCTGGCCCTGCTCGACGCCCTGGACGCCCTGGCCGCCGAACCGCCGCTGCTGAAGGCGGCCGCCGGGACGCCAGCCAAGGTGCTCGCCAAGGCCGTGCGCAAGGACTTCGGCAAGGTGTCCGCGCTGGTCGAGGAGGCCCTGGCGCAGCCGCCCGGGCCCGAGCGCGACCTCGCGCTGCACGACGCCCGCAAGAAGACCAAGCGCACCCGGTACGCGGCCGAGGCGGCCACCCCCGCGCTCGGCGACCCGGCCAAGGCCCTCGCCAAGTCCATGAAGTCGCTGCAGAGCCTGCTGGGCGAGCACCAGGACAGCGTCATGGCCCGCGAGACCCTGCGCGAGCTGTCCGCCGTGGCGCACGCGGCCGGGGAGAGCGCGTTCACGTACGGGCTGCTGTACGGGCACGAGGAGCGGCGGGCGGAGCTGGCGGAGGGCGCGCTGCCGCAGGCGTGGGAGAGGATCGGCGCGTCGATGGAGGTCTAG
- the rodA gene encoding rod shape-determining protein RodA → MTGANGFSVSGYGPARAGWTRVFARDSLARRLDWPILLSAIALSLIGSVLVFSATRNRTEINQGDQYYFLLRHLMNTGIGLCLMMGTVWLGHRTLRNAVPVLYGLSLLGILAVLTPLGSTVNGAHSWIVLGGGFSLQPSEFVKITIILGMAMLLAARVDAGDKLYPDHRTVIQALGLAAVPMLIVMLMPDLGSVMVMVMIVLGVLLASGASNRWVFGLLGAGAAGAVAVWQLHILDEYQIARFAAFANPSLDPAGVGYNTNQARIAIGSGGLTGAGLFHGSQTTGQFVPEQQTDFVFTVAGEELGFVGAGLIVLLLGVVLWRACRIARETTELYGTIVAAGIVAWFAFQSFENIGMTLGIMPVTGLPLPFVSYGGTSMFAVWVAVGLLQSIRVQRPMSA, encoded by the coding sequence ATGACCGGGGCCAACGGCTTCTCCGTCTCCGGATACGGGCCCGCACGGGCCGGCTGGACCCGGGTGTTCGCCCGGGACTCGCTGGCCCGCCGACTGGACTGGCCGATACTGCTCTCCGCGATCGCCCTGTCCCTGATCGGCTCGGTCCTGGTCTTCTCGGCGACCCGCAACCGCACCGAGATCAACCAGGGCGACCAGTACTACTTCCTGCTCCGGCACCTCATGAACACCGGCATCGGGCTCTGCCTGATGATGGGCACGGTCTGGCTCGGCCACCGCACTCTGCGCAACGCGGTGCCGGTCCTCTACGGCCTCTCGCTGCTGGGCATCCTGGCCGTGCTGACCCCGCTGGGCTCGACGGTCAACGGCGCGCACTCCTGGATCGTGCTCGGCGGCGGCTTCTCGCTCCAGCCCTCGGAGTTCGTGAAGATCACGATCATCCTGGGCATGGCGATGCTGCTCGCCGCCCGGGTCGACGCGGGCGACAAGCTCTACCCCGACCACCGCACGGTGATCCAGGCCCTCGGTCTCGCCGCGGTCCCCATGCTGATCGTGATGCTCATGCCCGACCTCGGGTCGGTCATGGTCATGGTGATGATCGTGCTGGGCGTGCTGCTGGCCTCCGGGGCCTCCAACCGCTGGGTCTTCGGCCTGCTCGGCGCGGGCGCGGCCGGCGCGGTCGCCGTCTGGCAGCTGCACATCCTCGACGAGTACCAGATCGCCCGCTTCGCGGCCTTCGCCAACCCCAGCCTCGACCCGGCCGGCGTCGGCTACAACACCAACCAGGCCCGGATCGCGATCGGCTCCGGCGGCCTCACGGGGGCGGGCCTGTTCCACGGCTCGCAGACGACGGGCCAGTTCGTCCCGGAGCAGCAGACCGACTTCGTCTTCACGGTGGCGGGCGAGGAACTGGGCTTCGTCGGCGCGGGCCTCATCGTCCTGCTGCTCGGCGTGGTCCTGTGGCGCGCCTGCCGCATCGCCCGCGAGACGACCGAGCTGTACGGCACGATCGTGGCCGCGGGGATCGTGGCGTGGTTCGCCTTCCAGTCGTTCGAGAACATCGGCATGACGCTCGGCATCATGCCGGTGACCGGTCTCCCCCTGCCGTTCGTGTCGTACGGAGGCACGTCGATGTTCGCGGTGTGGGTGGCGGTGGGGCTGTTGCAGTCCATTCGGGTGCAGCGGCCCATGTCGGCGTAG
- the mrdA gene encoding penicillin-binding protein 2, which yields MTNIPETGRTPRVQIRLVVIQILVLSLLGTLGGRLWYLQIREGAAYAKEASGNHVQQVVEPAVRGSILDARGVPLADNETRLVVSASRTDLLKQRDDGKAVLTKLAGVLGMKPEEIMQKVRLCDAQTPQPCWNGSPYQPIPITDEATAKQALQIRERAEDFPGITAEPEAVRRYAAPGNANTAQVLGYLSPVTDDEITQAQDTDSPYLRSDQVGRSGLERQYDKVLRGKAGVTRYEVDNLGRVIGQAEADAAQPGSNLVTSIDARVQRVAEYELNDAMKVARQQFDKITGENYKADSGAVVVMEAKTGRIVAMASAPTYDPNVWVGGISAKDYKKLTGKNSDYPLLNRAIQGQSAPGSTFKVVSTAAAVEAGYEWDGGYPCTSSYSVGGQVFKNFEGESFGPISLGRALEVSCDTVFYGLADREWKKDGGINPDKGEPKDYFYKTAHQFGLGRETGIDLPNEVTGRVPDRQWKESYWKANKSAWCKSGKKDGSYVEKIAYENCLEGNKMREGDSINYSIGQGDTLVTPIQEAVIYGALANGGTMYTPTIGKAIVSADGRTVQEIKPKAQGKLPVDKATIKGMDAALEGVITRGTAAWKFGGWPQDEIPLHAKTGTAEVYGKQTTSWLATYSKDYTVIMTIAQAGTGSGASGEAVRHIYNALYGVSEDGKVDKKNALLPTPQKTLPKIQTDGTIKYPKIAKDPAKDQRLSQQSAPEPDESQPAGTVQQNTATNRDTRRRRRGPGGRGTGSHGTGRRRTASRRTLT from the coding sequence GTGACCAACATTCCCGAGACCGGTCGGACCCCACGGGTCCAGATCCGTCTCGTCGTGATCCAGATCCTCGTCCTCTCCCTACTCGGCACCCTCGGCGGCCGCCTGTGGTACCTGCAGATCCGGGAGGGCGCGGCCTACGCCAAGGAGGCGTCGGGCAACCACGTCCAGCAGGTCGTCGAGCCAGCCGTGCGCGGTTCGATCCTGGACGCGCGGGGCGTGCCCCTCGCGGACAACGAGACGCGGCTGGTGGTCTCCGCCTCCCGCACCGACCTGCTGAAGCAGCGGGACGACGGCAAGGCCGTCCTGACCAAGCTCGCGGGCGTCCTCGGCATGAAGCCCGAGGAGATCATGCAGAAGGTCCGTCTGTGCGACGCGCAGACCCCGCAGCCGTGCTGGAACGGCTCGCCGTACCAGCCGATCCCCATCACCGACGAGGCCACCGCCAAGCAGGCCCTGCAGATCCGCGAGCGCGCCGAGGACTTCCCCGGCATCACCGCCGAGCCGGAGGCCGTGCGCCGCTACGCCGCCCCGGGCAACGCCAACACCGCACAGGTCCTCGGCTATCTCTCGCCGGTCACCGACGACGAGATCACCCAGGCCCAGGACACCGACTCGCCCTATCTGCGCTCCGACCAGGTCGGCCGCAGCGGCCTGGAGCGTCAGTACGACAAGGTGCTGCGCGGCAAGGCCGGCGTCACCCGCTACGAGGTCGACAACCTCGGCCGGGTCATCGGCCAGGCCGAGGCGGACGCGGCCCAGCCCGGCTCCAACCTCGTCACCAGCATCGACGCCCGAGTGCAGCGCGTCGCGGAGTACGAGCTGAACGACGCGATGAAGGTCGCCCGCCAGCAGTTCGACAAGATCACCGGCGAGAACTACAAGGCGGACTCCGGCGCGGTCGTGGTGATGGAGGCCAAGACCGGCCGGATCGTCGCGATGGCCTCCGCCCCGACCTACGACCCCAACGTCTGGGTCGGCGGCATCTCCGCCAAGGACTACAAGAAGCTCACCGGGAAGAACTCGGACTACCCGCTGCTCAACAGGGCCATACAGGGTCAGTCCGCGCCCGGTTCGACGTTCAAGGTGGTCTCCACGGCCGCCGCGGTCGAGGCGGGCTACGAGTGGGACGGCGGCTACCCGTGCACCAGCTCCTACTCGGTCGGCGGCCAGGTCTTCAAGAACTTCGAGGGGGAGAGCTTCGGCCCCATCTCCCTCGGCCGCGCCCTGGAGGTCTCCTGCGACACCGTCTTCTACGGCCTCGCGGACCGGGAGTGGAAGAAGGACGGCGGCATCAACCCGGACAAGGGTGAGCCCAAGGACTACTTCTACAAGACCGCCCACCAGTTCGGCCTCGGCCGGGAGACCGGCATCGACCTGCCCAACGAGGTCACCGGCCGCGTCCCGGACCGCCAGTGGAAGGAGTCCTACTGGAAGGCCAACAAGAGCGCCTGGTGCAAGTCCGGTAAGAAGGACGGCAGTTACGTCGAGAAGATCGCGTACGAGAACTGCCTCGAGGGCAACAAGATGCGCGAGGGCGACTCGATCAACTACTCCATCGGCCAGGGCGACACCCTCGTCACGCCGATCCAGGAGGCCGTGATCTACGGAGCGCTCGCCAACGGCGGCACCATGTACACGCCGACCATCGGCAAGGCGATCGTCAGCGCGGACGGCAGGACCGTCCAGGAGATCAAGCCCAAGGCCCAGGGCAAGCTGCCGGTCGACAAGGCGACGATCAAGGGCATGGACGCCGCCCTGGAGGGCGTGATCACCCGCGGTACCGCCGCCTGGAAGTTCGGCGGCTGGCCGCAGGACGAGATCCCGCTGCACGCCAAGACCGGCACCGCCGAGGTCTACGGCAAGCAGACGACGTCTTGGCTCGCCACATACAGCAAGGACTACACGGTCATCATGACCATCGCCCAGGCCGGTACCGGCTCGGGCGCGTCCGGTGAGGCCGTGCGCCACATCTACAACGCCCTCTACGGCGTCTCCGAGGACGGCAAGGTCGACAAGAAGAACGCCCTGCTGCCGACCCCGCAGAAGACCCTGCCGAAGATCCAGACGGACGGCACGATCAAGTACCCGAAGATCGCCAAGGACCCGGCCAAGGACCAGCGCCTCAGCCAGCAGTCCGCGCCCGAGCCGGACGAGTCGCAGCCGGCGGGCACCGTCCAGCAGAACACGGCGACCAACCGCGACACCCGCAGACGACGGCGCGGTCCCGGAGGCCGGGGAACCGGAAGCCATGGGACCGGACGCCGTAGGACCGCGAGCCGAAGGACGCTCACATGA
- the mreD gene encoding rod shape-determining protein MreD, translated as MRVNRILLSVPLVVVALVIQVSVFARLHLPGAVPDLLLLTVLGLAMVYGHVGGALIGFGAGLLADLAPPADHAAGRYALVLCVIGYLAGLVKPESGQIKSATGPMVVVVAAAVGSTLLYAGVGALVGDTAARHVGLPGLLFSAALYDLLLAPFVVPGVMFLARRADNDPLAETNSAGKASDLSSGWLSSGTGLRIGGQRGGLKLKAARARTARAGRIKGVKRL; from the coding sequence ATGCGCGTCAACCGGATCCTGCTCTCCGTCCCGCTGGTCGTCGTCGCCCTGGTGATCCAGGTGAGCGTCTTCGCCCGCCTCCACCTCCCGGGAGCCGTCCCCGACCTCCTCCTGCTCACCGTCCTCGGCCTCGCCATGGTCTACGGCCATGTCGGCGGCGCGCTCATCGGCTTCGGCGCCGGTCTCCTCGCCGACCTCGCCCCGCCCGCCGACCACGCGGCCGGGCGCTACGCCCTCGTGCTGTGCGTCATCGGCTACCTCGCCGGCCTCGTCAAACCGGAGAGCGGGCAGATCAAGTCGGCCACCGGCCCGATGGTCGTGGTGGTCGCCGCCGCGGTCGGCTCCACCCTGCTGTACGCCGGTGTGGGGGCCCTCGTCGGCGACACCGCCGCCCGCCATGTCGGCCTCCCCGGGCTGCTGTTCTCGGCGGCCCTGTACGACCTGCTGCTCGCCCCGTTCGTCGTCCCCGGCGTGATGTTCCTGGCCCGGCGTGCGGACAACGACCCGCTCGCCGAGACCAACTCGGCCGGCAAGGCGTCGGACCTCTCCTCCGGCTGGCTGTCCTCGGGGACGGGGCTGCGGATCGGCGGTCAGCGGGGCGGTCTGAAGCTGAAGGCCGCCCGGGCGCGCACGGCCCGCGCCGGCCGCATCAAGGGGGTCAAGCGGCTGTGA
- the mreC gene encoding rod shape-determining protein MreC, with translation MRDTRESRLLLVLLIAVAFALITVDIRGGEDSPVDGARQAAAAVFGPIENGVSSAVDPVGNAVSAVRDSGERHDRLAALEKDNAALKAKLGSDDRNRSRLAQLDKMLKIAGQGQYGIKGAEVIAIGAAQGFSWTVTLDIGANDGVKRDMTVLNGDGLVGRVTTVGPSTSTVLLANDPDFTVGTRMEASDELGFASGQGDRPLRVELLNGKADVKKGDRLVTFGSQADKPFVPGVPVGVVSRVDPSGGDLTRTLYVTPYVSFTKLDIVGVVVEAPKKDPRDTVLPSKPKPVPTPTVTVTVTPTANAPVDGQQQ, from the coding sequence GTGAGGGACACACGAGAGAGCCGGCTGCTCCTGGTGCTGCTGATCGCCGTCGCGTTCGCGCTGATCACGGTGGACATCCGCGGCGGGGAGGACTCTCCGGTCGACGGAGCCCGGCAGGCCGCGGCCGCGGTCTTCGGTCCGATCGAGAACGGGGTGTCGTCGGCGGTCGATCCCGTCGGCAACGCCGTCTCCGCAGTCCGCGACTCCGGTGAGCGCCACGACCGGCTCGCCGCGCTGGAGAAGGACAACGCGGCCCTCAAGGCGAAGCTCGGCAGCGACGACCGCAACCGCAGCCGTCTCGCGCAGCTCGACAAGATGCTGAAGATCGCCGGCCAGGGCCAGTACGGCATCAAGGGCGCGGAGGTCATCGCGATAGGAGCGGCCCAGGGCTTCTCCTGGACCGTCACCCTCGACATCGGGGCGAACGACGGCGTCAAGCGCGACATGACGGTCCTCAACGGGGACGGCCTGGTCGGCCGGGTCACCACCGTCGGCCCGAGCACCTCCACCGTCCTGCTCGCCAACGACCCCGACTTCACCGTCGGCACCCGTATGGAGGCCTCCGACGAGCTGGGCTTCGCGTCCGGGCAGGGCGACCGCCCGCTGCGCGTCGAGCTGCTCAACGGCAAGGCCGACGTGAAGAAGGGCGACCGGCTGGTCACCTTCGGCTCGCAGGCCGACAAGCCCTTCGTGCCGGGCGTGCCGGTCGGCGTGGTCTCCCGCGTCGACCCCTCCGGCGGCGACCTCACCCGCACCCTCTACGTCACGCCGTACGTCAGCTTCACCAAGCTCGACATCGTCGGCGTCGTCGTCGAGGCACCGAAGAAGGACCCGCGCGACACCGTGCTCCCCTCCAAGCCCAAGCCGGTGCCCACCCCGACGGTCACCGTCACGGTGACCCCGACCGCGAACGCACCCGTCGACGGCCAGCAGCAGTAG
- a CDS encoding rod shape-determining protein translates to MSFIGRDMAVDLGTANTLVYVRGRGIVLNEPSVVAINTNTGGILAVGSEAKKMIGRTPGNIVAVRPLKDGVIADFEITERMLRYFILKIHKRRYLARPRVVVCVPSGITGVERRAVIEASTQAGARQVHIIEEPMAAAIGSGLPVHEATGNMVVDIGGGTTEVAVISLGGIVTAQSIRVAGDELDSSIIQHIKKEYSLLLGERTAEQIKITIGSAYDLDDDQHTEIRGRDLVSGLPKTVVISAAEVRKAIEEPVNAIVDAVKTTLDKCPPELSGDIMDRGIVLTGGGALLRGLDERLRRETGMPIHIAEDPLDSVALGSGKCVEEFEALQQVLDAAPRR, encoded by the coding sequence ATGTCGTTCATCGGCCGTGACATGGCTGTCGACCTCGGGACCGCCAACACGCTGGTGTACGTCAGGGGTCGCGGGATCGTACTCAACGAGCCGTCCGTCGTCGCGATCAACACCAACACCGGTGGCATCCTCGCGGTCGGCTCCGAAGCCAAGAAGATGATCGGGCGGACGCCGGGCAACATCGTCGCCGTGCGTCCGCTGAAGGACGGTGTCATCGCCGACTTCGAGATCACCGAGCGGATGCTCCGCTACTTCATCCTGAAGATCCACAAGCGGCGGTATCTGGCCAGGCCGCGGGTCGTCGTCTGCGTGCCCTCGGGCATCACGGGCGTCGAGCGCCGCGCCGTCATCGAGGCGTCGACCCAGGCCGGCGCTCGTCAGGTGCACATCATCGAGGAGCCCATGGCCGCGGCCATCGGCTCCGGCCTGCCGGTCCACGAGGCCACGGGCAACATGGTGGTGGACATCGGCGGCGGCACGACGGAGGTAGCGGTCATCTCGCTCGGCGGCATCGTCACCGCCCAGTCCATCCGCGTCGCGGGCGACGAACTGGACAGTTCGATCATCCAGCACATCAAGAAGGAGTACTCGCTCCTCCTCGGTGAGCGCACGGCTGAGCAGATCAAGATCACGATCGGTTCCGCTTACGACCTCGACGACGACCAGCACACCGAAATCCGCGGTCGGGACCTGGTCTCCGGACTGCCCAAGACCGTGGTCATCTCGGCCGCCGAAGTGCGCAAGGCGATCGAGGAACCGGTCAACGCGATCGTCGACGCGGTGAAGACCACGCTCGACAAGTGCCCGCCGGAGCTGTCCGGCGACATCATGGACCGCGGAATCGTTCTGACCGGCGGCGGAGCACTGCTGCGCGGCCTGGACGAGCGGCTGCGCCGGGAGACCGGCATGCCCATCCACATCGCCGAGGACCCGCTGGACAGCGTGGCGCTCGGCTCCGGCAAGTGCGTCGAGGAGTTCGAGGCGCTCCAGCAGGTCCTGGACGCCGCGCCCCGCAGATGA